The genomic window atatgtaagtattcTCAATACTAATGCTCAAAACCCTTTCATATTTTCCACCCTATAGAAAgcgaacaatatattttgagatgcaaattttactttatttaggcGTTTACATGAATaccttttaaatcaataaatacacaACGAAAGTATGTAATAAAAGAGATGCTTCGATCTTTTATCTAAAAGGTTGTACGTATATGTGTTATGTGTGTTACAaggtatattttgaaaatattctaattaatttatatagttcaTTACACACCATCATACCAAATTTGCTAAAGAAGTCAATAtgcatatttatacatacataataaaaagcttatttttttaagaacacaATCAATACACATTTATCTTTCCGAAACTATACGACACATAGTTGTGAAAAATACAAGGCATATGTATttccaatatcaaaatatatttagcaaCCAACTAAGAAAGAAATAGCATGCTACATCTAAATCTTATTCATTAACAACAACCGCTGTGCGAATTAGTTCTAATCTACTAATGAAAAAAGAAACCTATATCAAGACAACAAACAGTATATATCAAAGTATAATCCGTGTATATTTGATTAGCTTAAtacttcttaatttaatattatttgtacaaaaaagtTAGGTTATCTCAATCAAACtaccaaattataataatataaaaagtaattcagCTTACCAGGGTTGTGACACCAGCAAAAATCATTACTTTCATTCccatactgttttttttagatttcaGAGTGAAGGATCACAAgaataaaactttaaagttgttcataaaatatatgaatttttaaacaaatatatattgacacAGATATAACAACGGTTCGATCCGGGATCTTCGGAGCTACGGCCAGCATCGCACGGCGCGGACACAATCTTTCATTTCTCAGGCGATAAGAATTACAATCGCGACTAGATCAGATATAcctaaatagtaatattaataaatattttttgaatgactGTGTGTTACATTATACGAGAGTTGACATCTTCAGAAGAAGTTGATTAACAGTCTACACAGATTCGGGCGTCCAATAATGCTGcttgttttagtttaaatacacATACACGTATATACACGATTTTACATATGCATTTTGTTTATGcggttataatttaaactatgaggtgtcttctttcgaatgtcaaatcgaTGACGACaagaagagaaaaatatatgtttaaataaaaatccgcTAAACAGCGTTTATAACTAAGTAATCCTGTGAGTTCGAGCTTGATATTTCTGAAATAATATGCACCTGttactattgttttatttaaattgatataaagtaAGTAGTATTATGAAAAAGTTACTATgattatttttggtaaaataatTCAGATGTAAAACGGTGAGAAATTGGTTATTCTACTAATTCCAGATGATGCTGCAGTAACAGGCTAGGTTTACCTTGgtattgtaattacactgaagTCACTGTTTCAGACAAGAAGAACTTGCTCATATCCTTTCAATAACTAAAAAAGAGCTGATTATCTTCAAACAGTTGAACAGGTTTTCTTTTATGATAGCTAAGAACACTCTCAGTCAACCCATCTTTCAAACAAACGAAATCAGATGAAGTCCATCTATTTAGGAACTACGATGGCACAGTTACGTACTTACATAGGGTTTTACAATTTGTGACATCCTTCTTTATGCGCCGGAaggtaaaatgttaaataagtaTTGCACCGAAAAACAAAGATTAACTAATATATGACACAAGAACATGGAGTTTGATTTCGTTAGTTTTTattcagaaaaaataaatagaaattcatataattaatgtgcctgtgattttattttaaattttgaatacgtGAATAAATTcttcagtaataaaaaatatctttttgcttatttaattaaaacttgaaaCGTTCACTTTGTATGTACGTGAGatgtctaattatttttaattaacataatccTACACAGACGCTAAGACACCTCTGAACGTatataaagcaaaaatatatttcttgtataACAGATTTCTGTAGTACATCTTCATATGTACATTGGTAACTCATACTTTGTACATAAAGCGATCATGATGGTTCTTCgtgtaagttatataaaaaacttttaaatttttgaaaatactaaatgatgttaatattaattaatgtaattttgcaacaataaaatatattccaacgagtaaaacgtatataaaatttatgtattgataaaactacatcattattttttaggTGTATTTGATTGTATTGTCGTGTTTGACTGTTGTTCTTTGTACTGAACATGAGGATTTTCAAACGAATATAACATCACCTAAAGATATGTAAGTATTTTACGTATAttcttctttaaataatatcaaatagttgtgcaacaaatttaattaataataattatgcagGTACGTCGTGCGTGCAACAGTGTACCAAGTTGGAATACTTACGAACCAGACTAATGAAACTTCTGATTCAAATACGTAAGTTTAAATCTGTCAAGGCCAAGATGACAAAGCAGTTAGAGCTCATGAATCTTAACTGAatattgcaggttcaaacccagcaaGCATCACAGACAtatcatgtgtttaatttgtgtttataaatataataatagtatttggTGGTAATGGAAAACATAGGAAAGAAAACTGCAGACATCTCATGacaatctgccacatgtgtatccacatTCAAGCTACGAGGTACAATACGCTTCAAACATTTGCCTCAAAGGGAGCATAGGCGTTAGCCCAGTATTGAGAAATTTACAAGcaactacaaaataaaatgatggaAACTgtgacattttatgttattataatatttgaatgaacAAATGTTGTAATATTCCAGTGGTCATCAGGAGGCGATCacgttttatcataaaaatggaTCTAATATAGATTTGAATGCGATTCACGACCCTTTACTAACAAATGTAACGGCAGAGAAAATGGTTGGTGTTGCACCTATTATCAATAATACTGTACCGTGGGCAGCACTCAGACAATTGGTTTCAGGTAAAAaactacaattattaattaataataatttatcatcgaAACGCTATTAGTTAAATAAACCTgtagttgtaataaatatatattttcaaaagttcagtaactaataaactttaactttattttaaggaaaatcTAACCCTCCTATTAATGAACATACAAATGTTGAAAAAACGAAAAGGGACGTTTCGGAAAGGCCAGTTGAAATTATAAAGGGAGCAGCTGTCATCCCCTCCGAGGCAGGCGTGCAATCTATCGCATTGCCTCCCCTTGTAACCCTCAATAAAAACCTATCTAAAATACCAGTTCCAATTCCGAATATGTCAGTTGTAAGTTATGCTAAAGTGAATACTGTATTTCATTCTACCTAATCCGATaggaatattaattgtaaagtaCCAAAGTgaaatcaaaatgtaataatatatgtatgttacatgATGGTAGATAGAtgcttattatacatataaaaaatatttaaacattttatgtcgtttcttttattaaaaaacgaaatgttaaaaaaatgttatcatcgGATCAGTCTGACAATATTTAGTGTGTAGgaaaattaaacattcataataatatttatcaagtaAATCAGAGCTTGAATAAATAtcgaaaacatattataaaagaattacatataaaatcgaCGAGAACAAAGGCTTTTAAAAGAGAGTCTCAAACCGCATGTACAAAACCAACGCATGCGTGGCCGCGTTAATGATTTGTCGCTCCCAACCAAAAACTCACGTAGACTTGAAGCAAAATAGCCGTATTGCGCTTGCTTAAACTACACGTTGGGACATGTTTGGTACCAAACTCTAATATTTGAGTGAAATGGTGTTGAAAGTGTCTCCTGGGCCTGCATTAACCCGACGATGAGCTCGCCTAAGCTTAATGAGCGATGCCCGAGCAGTTTGAGCAATGGCAAGAAACATCTTAGCACCGAATCTAAGGAAGACTCGCTCGACAACTCTGTAAGTTCgtatatcaaatattacatGATAAttgataagtatttattaaaatattattatcatattttttttattattaaagaacatttgttttagaataataaaaaatgttgtcatTAAATCCCAACAAGTCAATACAAATAAAGGCAATAAGTAAAACGTGAATTtgctgatttttaaaaaaagtatcacatGTCGATGACCTTTCCAAGGCTGTTGACATGTGTGCTTATAGTTGCGCGCCAAAGCTAGTCTTAAGTAAAGATTTCTCTAGAACACGAAAATGGATCAAGTAATACTAAGATAACGTGTCATTTcttgtaagattttttaatcaattgtgATATTTTAGATTCGAGAATCGATTAAATCAGAAAGAGCTGGAACAAAGTCAGAGGAAGATTGTAGGCGTCGTACTATCATTGTCGAAAAGAAAAATGGAAGCTACGGCTTTACGTTGCAGAGTTACGGCATTCATTACAAAAAGGTTTGTGCCtgaaatacatttcaatatgATTCCGGTGCGAGCTTAACAGTTGAATTTTAAAGCAAGCAATGCgacactatttttatattatgttggttatattaaaaatattgctgtGCGTGGCAATTATCGtgataaactaaactaaacataACCGATACACCGAATACGCCGTAATATACTttacactaaataataatatggaaaacatgtttattaaataatcttctTTCTTCAGGAACAGGAGATAGAAGTTATAACTTACGTGGACCATGTAGAGCTAGATGGACCGGCTGCTGCAGCAGGAATGCGCGAGGGTGATGTCATTCTTTCCATTAACGGCACAGACGTAGAACGCGCAGATCATACAACCATAGTCACTGCCATCAATGGTTGTGACTCTCGCATGCGAATCGTTGTTATTTTTGAAGATTGTGTACGCAAAGTGGAACTTCAtctgaaatatattaacattcagCGTACTTTGCAATCAAAAATGAGAGAACTTGAGCAACTCAGCGTCCGTGAGAGACATGTTTTTGACTCTAATTGGAAAACGCACAGCTTGCCTTCTCAGAAGAAAAAGTCTTCTCCGTCGG from Vanessa tameamea isolate UH-Manoa-2023 chromosome Z, ilVanTame1 primary haplotype, whole genome shotgun sequence includes these protein-coding regions:
- the LOC113401883 gene encoding uncharacterized protein LOC113401883; amino-acid sequence: MYIGNSYFVHKAIMMVLRVYLIVLSCLTVVLCTEHEDFQTNITSPKDMYVVRATVYQVGILTNQTNETSDSNTGHQEAITFYHKNGSNIDLNAIHDPLLTNVTAEKMVGVAPIINNTVPWAALRQLVSGKSNPPINEHTNVEKTKRDVSERPVEIIKGAAVIPSEAGVQSIALPPLVTLNKNLSKIPVPIPNMSVVSYAKVNTVFHST